The Aspergillus fumigatus Af293 chromosome 5, whole genome shotgun sequence nucleotide sequence TCGCGTCAGCTACCAATTCCACaacctacctacctacctacctaccttgtAATCAATAGTATACTCTACAGAATGCAATCCGTCCTCCAACCCGTCATCGGTCCCAGAAAGGAGATCCACGATCTCACCGGCCGAGTCGCCCTCGTGACCGGCGGAGCCCTGGGTATTGGGTAAGTCAAAAAACCATCCTTCTTGTGCAGTATGCTCCGACTAAAGTCGCGCAGATATGAAATCTCCCGTGCGTTCGTGCTCAACGGCGCGCGcgtcatcatggtcaaccgcaaggaagaacaaggccaGTCCGCCATCGACAAGATCAAAGAGGAGGCTGGCGCTGACGCCAAAATCGAATGGATCCCCTGCGACATGGGCGATCTGAACGAAATCAAGGACGTATTTTCTGGGATGCGGGAGAGAGAGAGTCGACTCGATTTGGTACGAGCATTGTCagcccaaaaaaaaaaaaaaaaaaaaaaaaaaaaaaggaaagatatGATATATGTTGTGCCAAATGCTGACGGCAAAACAGCTCATACTCTCCGCGGGCATCAATGTCAACCAGTACGGCGAGACTGCCGACGGGCTGGACCGACACTTCGAGGTAAATTTCCTCGGCCAATTCTACGTCGTCAACCAGCTTTGGCCTCTGCTGCGCAAAACGGCCAAGATGCCGGggacgccgccgccgcgggTTGTCTTCGAGTCGTCCGAGCAGCACCGCAATGCGCCCAAGGTGGTGCATTTTGGGTCGGTGGACGAGATCAACAACCCCGAGATTGGGACGACGGAGGTCTACGGCCGGACGAAGCTGGCGATTATCCTCGGAGTCAGGTATGGGCTGTTGGAGAGGGTGATCAAGCCGAATAAGGATAATATCTATGTGCTTTCGGTGCATCCTGGCGCGGTGCGTTCCTTGCCTTCTAGACTACCTGTCTGGTCTAATAGCTCACTGCGAGACAGGTCAACACGgcgatgcagcagcagtggAAAGACGCGTACCCCGGGTTGCTCGGCAAGCTGCTCACGACGGCGATGCTGGCTGTGGGCCGCAACGTCGAGCAGGGCTCGTTCAGTGCCTTGTATGCGGCGACGAGTCCCGAGATTGAAGAGAAGGGGTGGAATGGGTACTACTTTAGCGATGTGGCACAGCCGGGGAAGGAGTCGGCGCAGGCGTCGGATCCGATGCTGGGGGCTGCGCTGTGGGATTTGAGTCATCggctgctggaggagaaggttGGGGAGGATGGCGTGGTGGATTGGAATGCTTGATCGCTATCTAGGGACGGCCATCCAATGAACCTGCCTCGAGGGCAATCAACTAGGCACGCTGTATCCTCTCCCCCCGTCTCCGCTCTCGCGCaagcttctccctctttctcctctcgcGCCGACACTGAGAGATCGCTGCAAACATATTGAACACATAAATCCCACTGAACAGCAGCCCCAACACGCCCAGAAAGACGGCGACCACCACAATCGACAGAATCACAAACCCATACGTCGTATCCTGGAAGGCCGCATTGTCATTCAACCGCGGCACATCCGCCGCCACCTGCATCGCGGACAACACCAGCGAGAAAACGGCAAaaatcatcaacatccaggCAAAGTTGCGCTCGTAGAACACCACGTACCGGTTGTACCCGTACAGATAGCCGCGGATGAAATGCGACAGAAAGAACCGCACG carries:
- a CDS encoding short chain dehydrogenase/reductase family protein, which codes for MQSVLQPVIGPRKEIHDLTGRVALVTGGALGIGYEISRAFVLNGARVIMVNRKEEQGQSAIDKIKEEAGADAKIEWIPCDMGDLNEIKDVFSGMRERESRLDLLILSAGINVNQYGETADGLDRHFEVNFLGQFYVVNQLWPLLRKTAKMPGTPPPRVVFESSEQHRNAPKVVHFGSVDEINNPEIGTTEVYGRTKLAIILGVRYGLLERVIKPNKDNIYVLSVHPGALTARQVNTAMQQQWKDAYPGLLGKLLTTAMLAVGRNVEQGSFSALYAATSPEIEEKGWNGYYFSDVAQPGKESAQASDPMLGAALWDLSHRLLEEKVGEDGVVDWNA